A DNA window from Augochlora pura isolate Apur16 chromosome 9, APUR_v2.2.1, whole genome shotgun sequence contains the following coding sequences:
- the LOC144475174 gene encoding uncharacterized protein LOC144475174 — translation MNEDTISTDACVFRFQGFLEYESFNLHRFGTRFASNWRESYYQEARQVIVHPSDGTSCDWTSFSRHPTQHLGKEDRRNRCVGNQSGPEISCNKRVEEFTRAIARGHPELFPRKFEDKTHRTGREVFDES, via the exons ATGAACGAAGACACAATTTCGACAGACGCCTGTGTCTTTCGATTCCAGGGGTTTTTGGAATACGAATCGTTTAATTTGCATCGCTTCGGGACACGTTTTGCTTCCAACTGGCGAGAAA GTTATTACCAAGAGGCACGGCAAGTGATAGTGCACCCGTCTGATGGAACGAGTTGCGACTGGACGAGTTTCAGCCGGCACCCAACACAACATTTGGGAAAGGAAGATCGTCGTAATCGTTGCGTGGGCAATCAGAGCGGTCCAGAAATCTCGTGTAATAAACGCGTCGAGGAATTTAC CCGAGCCATCGCCCGAGGACATCCCGAGCTATTTCCACGAAAATTCGAAGACAAAACCCATCGAACCGGCCGCGAGGTGTTCGACGAGTCGTAG
- the LOC144475175 gene encoding uncharacterized protein LOC144475175 has product MYEIIRGSYIFIFQLFSAVFDHHHPAHARPPPLTFIAWSVDPVFNRVLNVDCRDENNGGYQDAWLQSSKCLASARKCYGYSKEAVLDLNAKDKDEDVEGSRVEKEKGVQRIGRSFETQP; this is encoded by the exons ATGTACGAAATTATACGAGGATCAtatatcttcatttttcaacttttttcaGCTGTGTTCGATCACCATCACCCTGCACACGCACGACCTCCACCCCTGACTTTCATCGCATGGAGCGTTGACCCGGTTTTCAACAGAGTCCTGAACGTAGACTGTAGAGACGAGAACAATGGAGGATATCAGGACGCGTGGTTGCAGTCCTCGAAGTGTTTAGCATCAGCCAGAAAGTGCTACGGATATAGCAAGGAAGC GGTCCTGGACCTAAATGCTAAAGACAAGGACGAAGACGTCGAAGGGTCTAGGGTCGAGAAGGAGAAAGGGGTTCAGCGGATCGGCAGGAGTTTTGAAACGCAGCCGTGA